One genomic window of Luteitalea pratensis includes the following:
- a CDS encoding sigma-70 family RNA polymerase sigma factor produces the protein MTVLLRRWSSGDAGALDALLPAVQEELRRLARSYMRREREGHTLEPTALVHEAYIRLVDQHDVRWASRGHFFAIAAQAMRRVLVDHARGHVAAKRGGGAERVTLSGVAAAGAERPDVDVLWLNEALERLARLDERQARVVELRYFAGMSVEEVAEVLEISPATVKREWSTARLWLAHALKTGH, from the coding sequence GTGACCGTGCTCCTCAGGCGGTGGAGTTCTGGTGACGCTGGTGCGCTCGATGCCCTGTTGCCGGCCGTACAGGAGGAGTTGCGCCGGCTGGCGCGTTCCTACATGCGGCGCGAGCGTGAGGGACATACACTCGAGCCGACCGCCCTCGTGCACGAGGCGTACATCAGGCTGGTGGATCAGCACGACGTGCGCTGGGCGAGCCGTGGGCACTTCTTCGCCATCGCGGCCCAGGCCATGCGTCGCGTCCTGGTCGATCACGCGCGCGGGCACGTCGCCGCGAAGCGAGGCGGCGGTGCCGAGCGCGTGACCTTGAGCGGCGTGGCGGCGGCAGGGGCGGAGCGGCCCGACGTCGACGTGCTGTGGCTGAACGAAGCACTCGAGCGCCTCGCCCGGTTGGACGAGCGGCAGGCACGGGTCGTCGAACTGCGCTACTTCGCGGGGATGTCGGTCGAGGAGGTGGCCGAGGTCCTGGAGATTTCACCAGCGACTGTGAAGCGGGAATGGTCGACCGCGCGGCTCTGGCTGGCGCACGCGCTCAAGACGGGACACTGA
- a CDS encoding DUF6265 family protein, with the protein MRRAVAVFVLVLATLPLMTTGALAQASAPTASLQDLSWLAGRWVGTTASGQHIEEMWMPARDGMMIGSFRWERGQGRWLFEFMSLDTGSSAAPTPLTFRLKHFDRGFRGLEDKAVSTTLMPIEVSGSRVLFEMKEGERVVRITYSHPAPDGLLVVFDETAPGQTAVHIEFPFRRAQP; encoded by the coding sequence ATGCGTCGCGCCGTTGCCGTCTTCGTACTCGTCCTCGCGACGCTGCCGCTGATGACCACCGGCGCGCTCGCGCAAGCCAGCGCGCCCACGGCGTCGCTGCAGGACCTGTCGTGGCTGGCGGGTCGCTGGGTCGGCACCACGGCCAGCGGGCAGCACATCGAGGAGATGTGGATGCCGGCGCGCGACGGCATGATGATCGGCAGCTTCCGCTGGGAACGCGGACAGGGCCGATGGCTCTTCGAGTTCATGTCCCTCGACACCGGCTCGTCTGCAGCGCCGACGCCGCTGACGTTCAGGCTGAAGCACTTCGATCGCGGCTTCCGCGGCCTGGAGGACAAGGCGGTCTCGACGACCCTGATGCCCATTGAGGTGAGCGGGTCGCGAGTGCTCTTCGAGATGAAGGAAGGCGAGCGCGTCGTCCGTATCACCTACTCGCATCCGGCGCCGGATGGCCTGCTTGTCGTCTTCGACGAGACGGCGCCAGGCCAGACCGCGGTCCACATCGAGTTCCCGTTCAGGCGCGCACAGCCATGA
- a CDS encoding LytR/AlgR family response regulator transcription factor, translating to MTLRTLIVDDEPLARERVRMMLGMHDDVAVIGEVGDGQQAIDAIRQERPDLVFLDVQMPSVDGFGVLRALEGEIMPHVVFVTAYDQYALRAFEVHALDYVLKPFNAERFSQALQRARTAITKRDDVEGSVDKDRLRSLVASLTAEQREKQRIVVKSSGRVFFVKVDDIDWIEAEGNYVRLHMGAQSHLLRETMKGMESVLDTSQFIRIHRSTIVNADRIRELQPLFHGEYAVILRDGTRLVASRGPDNRLKKLLAEATIHG from the coding sequence ATGACCCTGCGCACCCTCATCGTCGACGACGAGCCCCTTGCCCGCGAACGCGTCCGGATGATGCTGGGAATGCACGACGACGTCGCCGTGATCGGCGAGGTCGGCGACGGCCAGCAGGCGATCGACGCCATTCGGCAGGAACGACCCGACCTCGTGTTCCTCGACGTGCAGATGCCCAGCGTCGACGGCTTCGGCGTCCTGCGGGCACTCGAGGGCGAGATCATGCCGCACGTGGTCTTCGTGACCGCCTACGACCAGTACGCGCTGCGGGCCTTCGAGGTGCACGCGCTCGATTACGTGCTCAAGCCTTTCAACGCCGAACGCTTCTCGCAGGCGTTGCAGCGCGCACGTACGGCAATCACGAAACGGGACGACGTCGAAGGGTCAGTGGACAAGGATCGGCTCCGCTCGCTCGTCGCGTCGCTCACCGCCGAGCAGCGCGAAAAACAGCGGATCGTCGTCAAGTCCTCTGGTCGCGTGTTCTTCGTCAAGGTCGACGACATCGACTGGATCGAGGCCGAGGGCAACTACGTGCGGCTGCACATGGGCGCGCAGTCGCACCTGTTGCGCGAGACGATGAAGGGCATGGAGTCGGTGCTCGACACGTCGCAGTTCATCCGCATTCACCGGTCGACGATCGTCAACGCCGATCGCATCCGCGAGTTGCAGCCGCTGTTCCACGGCGAGTACGCGGTGATCCTCCGCGATGGCACCCGGCTGGTGGCAAGCCGCGGCCCCGACAACCGACTCAAGAAGCTGCTGGCCGAAGCGACGATTCACGGTTAG
- a CDS encoding prolyl oligopeptidase family serine peptidase: protein MRSLLALAMTAPLIAAAGTPAPAQTAAPAPPTAYPQTRTVPQVDDYFGTKVADPYRWLEDDNAADTKAWVEAQNAVTFDYLGKIAGRAAIRSRLTTLWNYERYGLPRKRGEHYVITRNDGLQNQAVYYRARSLEAPPEVLLDPNTLSADGTVAVGGTTFSDDGRYMAYSLSESGSDWIRWKVREIATGKDLDDEVRWSKFSSAAWLHDGSGFFYSRYDAPKEGAALTGVNKDQKVYFHKLGTSQDADVLIYARPDQPDWGLGADVTDDGKFLLIYQSEGTDPKNRIFVKDLARPDSKVEPFLNDFDAMYNIVGNDGGTFYVLTNQGAPRKRLVAITLGQASSSSWKSVIAEGPKQDVLDDVTMAANQFVATWQIDAQNKLRVYGLDGTMTHEVKLPTIGAVSFSGRREQAEGFYAFSSFAYPTAILKLDVASGRSTTFKQPKVAFDPAQYETVQVFYPSKDGTKVPMFITHKKGLAKNGANPTYLYGYGGFDISLTPSFSPANLAWMEMGGVYAVANLRGGGEYGKAWHDAGRLKNKQNVFDDFIAAAEYLIKEKYTSTPKLAIGGGSNGGLLVGAAITQRPDLFGAALPAVGVMDMLRFHKFTIGWAWKSDYGSSETKEGFDVLYKYSPLHNLKPGTAYPATMVTTADHDDRVVPAHSFKFAATLQASHKGPNPVLIRIETKAGHGAGKPTSKQIEEAADKWAFLAATLGVVVKPTGSN, encoded by the coding sequence ATGCGCAGCCTTCTTGCCCTTGCCATGACCGCACCGCTGATTGCCGCGGCCGGCACACCTGCCCCCGCCCAGACCGCCGCCCCCGCTCCGCCGACCGCCTACCCGCAGACCCGCACGGTGCCGCAGGTGGACGACTACTTCGGCACGAAGGTGGCCGACCCGTATCGCTGGCTGGAGGACGACAACGCCGCCGACACCAAGGCATGGGTCGAGGCACAGAACGCCGTCACCTTCGACTACCTGGGCAAGATTGCCGGGCGTGCGGCCATCCGCTCGCGACTGACCACGCTCTGGAACTACGAGCGTTACGGCCTGCCCCGCAAGCGCGGCGAGCACTACGTCATCACCCGCAACGACGGGCTCCAGAACCAGGCGGTCTACTACCGCGCCAGGAGCCTCGAGGCGCCGCCCGAAGTCCTGCTCGACCCGAACACGCTGTCGGCCGACGGCACCGTCGCGGTCGGAGGCACGACCTTCTCCGATGACGGGCGCTACATGGCGTATTCGCTGTCGGAGAGCGGCTCGGACTGGATCCGCTGGAAGGTGCGCGAAATCGCCACTGGCAAGGACCTGGACGACGAGGTGCGCTGGTCGAAGTTCTCGAGCGCGGCGTGGCTGCACGATGGTTCCGGTTTCTTCTACAGCCGCTACGACGCCCCCAAAGAGGGCGCGGCCCTGACCGGCGTCAACAAGGACCAGAAGGTCTACTTCCACAAGCTGGGTACGTCGCAGGACGCCGACGTGCTCATCTACGCGCGCCCTGATCAGCCCGACTGGGGCCTGGGCGCCGACGTCACCGACGATGGCAAGTTCCTGCTGATCTACCAGAGCGAAGGCACCGACCCGAAGAACCGCATCTTCGTGAAGGACCTCGCCCGCCCCGACAGCAAGGTGGAGCCGTTTCTCAACGACTTCGACGCCATGTACAACATCGTCGGCAACGATGGCGGGACGTTCTACGTGCTCACCAACCAGGGCGCGCCCCGCAAGCGACTGGTGGCGATCACGCTCGGCCAGGCGTCGTCCTCCTCGTGGAAGTCCGTGATTGCCGAGGGGCCCAAGCAGGACGTGCTGGACGACGTGACGATGGCCGCGAACCAGTTCGTCGCCACCTGGCAGATCGACGCCCAGAACAAGCTGCGCGTGTACGGGCTCGATGGGACCATGACACACGAAGTGAAGCTGCCGACAATCGGCGCGGTGTCGTTCAGCGGCCGTCGCGAACAGGCCGAGGGCTTCTACGCGTTTTCGTCGTTTGCCTATCCGACCGCGATCCTCAAGCTCGACGTCGCCTCCGGTCGCAGCACCACGTTCAAGCAGCCGAAGGTCGCGTTCGACCCGGCGCAGTACGAGACGGTGCAGGTGTTCTATCCCTCGAAGGACGGCACGAAGGTGCCGATGTTCATCACGCACAAGAAGGGCCTGGCGAAGAATGGCGCGAACCCGACCTACCTGTACGGCTACGGCGGCTTCGACATCTCGCTGACGCCGTCGTTTTCGCCCGCCAACCTCGCGTGGATGGAGATGGGCGGGGTCTACGCCGTCGCCAACCTGCGCGGCGGCGGCGAGTACGGCAAGGCGTGGCACGACGCGGGCCGCCTGAAGAACAAGCAGAACGTCTTCGACGATTTCATCGCCGCGGCCGAGTACCTGATCAAGGAGAAGTACACGTCGACGCCGAAGCTGGCGATCGGCGGGGGCAGCAACGGCGGCCTGCTGGTCGGCGCGGCGATCACGCAGCGGCCCGATCTGTTCGGCGCGGCCCTGCCGGCCGTCGGCGTGATGGACATGCTCCGGTTCCACAAGTTCACGATCGGCTGGGCATGGAAGTCCGACTACGGCAGCTCGGAGACCAAGGAGGGCTTCGATGTCCTCTACAAGTACTCGCCGCTGCACAACCTGAAGCCCGGCACCGCGTACCCGGCGACGATGGTCACGACCGCCGACCACGATGACCGCGTCGTCCCGGCCCACAGCTTCAAGTTCGCCGCGACGCTGCAGGCCTCGCACAAGGGGCCCAATCCGGTGCTGATCCGCATCGAGACCAAGGCCGGGCACGGCGCCGGCAAGCCCACGAGCAAGCAGATCGAGGAAGCCGCGGACAAGTGGGCGTTCCTGGCGGCCACACTCGGCGTCGTGGTGAAGCCGACGGGGAGCAACTAG
- a CDS encoding SDR family NAD(P)-dependent oxidoreductase → MTPAAPPVRDLLDLRGHVALVTGAGAGIGTGIAARLAEAGAHVAVHYHRSDAGAREVVSRITTSGGTARAYQADLTAAAAVHDLHARITADTGVPDILVNNAGTYPLGSILDVDAADWQAVVTANLTSVHLVTQAVARGLRDAGRGGAIVNIASIEASNVAPAHSHYAAAKAGVVMYTKSAARELGALGIRVNAVSPGLIWRAGLDQAWPQGVSAYTDATPLGRLGRFEDVADACLFLVSAASRWITGTDLVVDGGVLTNRAY, encoded by the coding sequence ATGACGCCTGCCGCGCCTCCCGTTCGCGACCTCCTGGACCTCCGCGGCCACGTCGCCCTCGTGACCGGCGCCGGGGCCGGCATCGGCACCGGGATCGCCGCTCGCCTTGCCGAGGCGGGCGCCCACGTGGCGGTCCACTACCACCGCAGCGACGCTGGTGCACGCGAGGTGGTGTCCCGGATCACCACCTCGGGCGGCACTGCCCGTGCGTACCAGGCCGACCTCACCGCCGCCGCCGCCGTTCACGACCTGCACGCCCGCATTACGGCCGACACCGGCGTGCCCGACATCCTCGTCAACAACGCCGGTACCTATCCTCTCGGCTCGATCCTCGACGTCGATGCTGCGGACTGGCAGGCGGTCGTCACCGCCAACCTCACGAGCGTCCACCTGGTCACGCAGGCCGTCGCTCGCGGATTGCGGGACGCAGGGCGTGGTGGGGCGATCGTCAACATCGCGTCGATCGAGGCGTCCAACGTGGCGCCCGCCCACAGCCACTACGCCGCGGCGAAGGCCGGCGTGGTGATGTACACGAAATCGGCGGCGCGCGAACTCGGTGCGTTGGGCATCCGCGTCAACGCCGTCTCACCCGGCCTGATCTGGCGCGCGGGCCTCGACCAGGCGTGGCCGCAGGGCGTATCGGCCTATACCGACGCGACGCCGCTCGGCCGGCTCGGTCGCTTCGAGGACGTTGCCGACGCCTGCCTGTTCCTGGTCTCCGCCGCGTCGCGCTGGATCACCGGCACTGACCTCGTGGTCGACGGCGGCGTGCTCACCAACCGCGCGTACTAG
- a CDS encoding sensor histidine kinase, giving the protein MGDLRTAVVDTLRMPNGSHTDAIERRGWLLLAAVLVVLSLVTMPQLALQYRMRGVQLPLGEIIFSGFATWLPFLLLAPAIFTMARRFPLEPGNWRRSFGVHVLGSLAVCVAYAGCRWAVSHIPFVDPEPLPFTWLLVSQFYLAFQSYWVLVAVHQAWHNYRRFRDRALRASQLEARLARAQLEVLKGQLHPHFLFNTLNAISTLVHRDPIGADEMITQLSDLLRMSLDSIGVQEVRLGQEVEFLSRYLDIQRTRFHDRLKVDVDVPEHLLQVLVPNQVLQPIAENAIKHGLATRPECGRIEVTARRRGDWLELAVRDDGPGFRLGPEGLPVRGIGLRNTRERLRELYGPGAVLTLSNHPDGGAVVRLRLPIGDGAELAASVEGVSA; this is encoded by the coding sequence ATGGGCGACCTCCGGACCGCGGTGGTGGACACCTTGCGCATGCCGAACGGCTCTCATACCGACGCCATCGAGCGCCGCGGCTGGCTCCTCCTCGCAGCCGTGCTGGTCGTGCTCAGCCTGGTGACGATGCCGCAGCTGGCGCTGCAGTACCGGATGCGTGGCGTCCAACTGCCGCTGGGCGAAATCATCTTCTCGGGGTTTGCCACCTGGCTGCCGTTCCTGCTGCTCGCTCCGGCCATCTTCACGATGGCGCGCCGGTTCCCGCTCGAGCCGGGCAACTGGCGGCGCTCGTTCGGGGTGCATGTCCTCGGATCGCTGGCGGTGTGCGTCGCGTACGCGGGCTGCCGGTGGGCGGTCAGCCACATCCCGTTCGTGGACCCCGAGCCGCTGCCCTTCACGTGGCTGCTGGTCTCGCAGTTCTACCTGGCATTCCAGTCGTACTGGGTGCTCGTGGCGGTGCACCAGGCCTGGCACAACTACAGGCGCTTCCGGGACCGGGCGCTGCGGGCGTCGCAGCTCGAGGCGCGGCTGGCGCGCGCGCAGCTCGAGGTCCTCAAGGGCCAGCTGCACCCGCATTTCCTCTTCAACACACTCAATGCCATCTCCACGCTCGTGCACCGCGACCCGATCGGCGCCGACGAGATGATCACGCAGCTCAGTGACCTGCTCCGCATGTCGCTGGACTCGATTGGGGTCCAGGAGGTGCGGCTGGGACAGGAAGTGGAGTTCCTGAGCCGCTACCTGGATATCCAGCGGACCAGATTCCACGACCGGCTGAAGGTCGACGTCGACGTCCCGGAACACCTGCTGCAAGTCCTCGTACCTAATCAGGTGCTCCAACCGATCGCCGAGAACGCCATCAAGCATGGCCTGGCCACTCGCCCGGAGTGCGGACGCATCGAGGTGACCGCGCGCCGCAGGGGGGACTGGCTGGAACTTGCCGTGAGGGACGACGGGCCCGGATTCAGGCTCGGGCCGGAAGGCCTGCCCGTGCGCGGCATCGGCCTTCGCAACACGCGGGAGCGCCTGCGCGAACTGTACGGTCCAGGTGCCGTGCTCACGCTCTCCAACCACCCTGATGGCGGAGCCGTGGTGCGGTTGCGCCTGCCGATTGGCGACGGGGCCGAACTGGCCGCGTCGGTCGAAGGAGTCTCTGCATGA
- a CDS encoding PIG-L family deacetylase encodes MVLACATLAHAQAAPAGKLSIIMFGAHPDDCDIRSAGTAAKWVALGHKVRFVSVTNGDAGHHEMGGGILAARRRAEAQEVGKRLGIEYVVLDNHDGELVPSLQVREQIIAQIRQVKADLVLGPRPNDYHPDHRYTGVLLQDAAFMVTVPNILTHIPALTKNPVFLYYQDGFQKPNPFSPDIAVDITDTYEKKIDALDAHVSQFYEWLPWHAGRLDQLPKDVKARRDWLKKDRGSNVSPVMRTALEKYYGKDVAATVQQFEAFEICEYGGRPSAEEIKRLFPFLP; translated from the coding sequence ATGGTGCTCGCCTGCGCCACCCTTGCACACGCGCAAGCTGCCCCCGCCGGCAAGCTGAGCATCATCATGTTCGGCGCGCATCCCGACGATTGCGACATCAGGTCGGCAGGTACGGCCGCCAAGTGGGTGGCGCTCGGCCACAAGGTGCGGTTCGTGTCGGTCACCAACGGCGACGCGGGTCACCACGAAATGGGCGGCGGCATCCTCGCGGCCCGGCGTCGCGCCGAAGCGCAGGAAGTGGGCAAGCGTCTCGGCATCGAGTACGTGGTGCTCGACAACCACGACGGCGAACTGGTGCCGTCGCTACAGGTGCGCGAGCAGATCATCGCGCAGATCCGGCAGGTCAAGGCCGATCTGGTCCTCGGGCCGCGCCCCAACGACTACCACCCGGATCATCGCTACACGGGCGTGCTGCTGCAGGATGCGGCGTTCATGGTCACGGTGCCCAACATCCTCACGCACATTCCCGCGCTGACGAAGAACCCGGTGTTCCTGTACTACCAGGACGGGTTCCAGAAACCGAACCCCTTCTCACCCGACATCGCGGTGGACATCACCGATACCTACGAGAAGAAGATCGACGCGCTCGACGCCCACGTGTCGCAGTTCTACGAATGGCTGCCATGGCACGCCGGCCGCCTCGACCAGCTGCCCAAGGACGTGAAGGCGCGCCGGGACTGGCTGAAGAAGGACCGCGGCAGCAACGTCTCGCCGGTCATGCGCACGGCGCTCGAGAAGTACTACGGCAAGGACGTCGCGGCGACGGTGCAGCAGTTCGAGGCGTTCGAGATCTGCGAGTACGGCGGCCGACCGAGCGCCGAGGAGATCAAGCGACTGTTCCCGTTCCTGCCGTAG
- a CDS encoding cupin domain-containing protein codes for MTRDDVILRLGLAPLPGEGGYFRQTWMSPESIGGGVLGDRYPRATTVGTAIYYLVTDAPDGFSALHRLRTDEVFHFYLGDPVEQLLLHADGRSELVVLGHDLAAGQRVQHVAPRDTWQGTCLRDGGSWALLGTTMAPGFDVSDYEAGDRAALSAAYPHQAARIAALTRV; via the coding sequence GTGACCAGAGACGACGTGATCCTGCGGCTCGGACTGGCGCCTCTCCCGGGCGAAGGCGGTTACTTCCGGCAGACGTGGATGTCTCCAGAATCCATCGGGGGTGGAGTCCTTGGCGATCGCTATCCGCGTGCGACGACGGTCGGCACGGCGATCTACTACCTCGTGACCGATGCTCCGGATGGCTTCTCGGCCCTGCATCGGTTGCGCACCGACGAGGTCTTCCACTTCTATCTCGGTGACCCGGTCGAGCAACTGCTGCTGCACGCGGATGGTCGCAGTGAGCTGGTGGTGCTCGGACACGACCTCGCCGCGGGTCAGCGCGTGCAGCATGTCGCCCCGCGGGACACTTGGCAGGGCACATGCCTCCGCGATGGCGGGAGTTGGGCGCTGCTCGGAACGACGATGGCGCCGGGGTTCGACGTGTCGGACTACGAAGCGGGAGACCGCGCTGCACTGAGTGCCGCGTATCCGCACCAGGCCGCGCGGATCGCCGCCCTCACGCGCGTGTGA